In a genomic window of Vulpes vulpes isolate BD-2025 chromosome 6, VulVul3, whole genome shotgun sequence:
- the AP1G2 gene encoding AP-1 complex subunit gamma-like 2 isoform X2: MGTLCTGTASWPNCSTSTCWATPPTLDSDLNQGIQVVQGLALCTLSTVGSAEMCRDLATEVEKLLLQPGSYVRKKAVLTAVHMIRKVPELSNIFLPPCAQLLHERHHGILLGTITLITELCERSPAALKHFQKVVPQLVQILRTLVTTGYSTEHSISGVSDPFLQVQILRLLRILGQNHEESSETMNDLLAQVATNTDTSRNAGNAVLFETVLTIMDIRSATGLRVLAVNILGRFLLNSDKNIRYVALTSLLRMVQSDHSAVQRHRPTVVECLREVDASLSRRALELSLALVNSSNVRAMTQELQSFLESCSPDLRADCASGILLAAERFAPTKRWHIDTILRVLTTAGTHVRDDAVANLTQLIGGAQELHAYSVRRLYSALAEDISQQPLVQVAAWCIGEYGDLLLEGSCEETEPLQVEEEDVLALLEKVLQSHMSLPATRGYALTALMKLSTRLRGDNNRIRQVVSIYGSCLDMELQQRAVEYNTLFRKYDHMRAAILEKMPLVERGGTQDEEIKESKEAQLSEASLVPTEPQASELLDLLDLLDGTSGAAQPPPPLEPSPGDVLVHLLDLPCDLPSASPPPASIPNLRVFEREGLQLNLSFVRPPGTPALLLITITAINTSEADVIHFICQAAVPKSFQLQLQAPSGDTVPAHSGLPVTQLLRILNPNKAPLRLKLRLTYNHFGQSVQEIFEVNNLPMETWQ, encoded by the exons ATGGGGACCCTCTGCACAGGCACCGCCAGCTGGCCAAACTGCTCTACGTCCACATGCTGGGCTACCCCGCCCACTTTGGACAG TGACCTGAACCAGGGGATTCAGGTGGTGCAAGGCCTGGCCCTGTGTACTCTGAGCACTGTGGGCTCTGCTGAGATGTGCCGGGACCTGGCCACTGAAGTGGAAAAACTGCTCCTGCAGCCTGGCTCCTATGTGCGCAAGAAG GCTGTTCTGACTGCCGTGCACATGATCCGGAAGGTCCCCGAGCTCTCCAACATCTTCCTCCCACCCTGTGCCCAACTGCTTCATGAACGCCACCACG GCATCCTGCTGGGCACCATCACGCTGATCACTGAGCTCTGTGAACGAAGCCCTGCAGCTCTCAAGCACTTTCAAAAG gtgGTGCCCCAGCTGGTGCAGATTCTCCGGACTCTGGTGACAACAGGATATTCCACAGAGCACAGCATATCTGGAGTCAGCGACCCCTTCCTGCAG GTCCAGATACTTCGTCTGCTTCGGATTCTGGGCCAGAACCATGAAGAAAGCAGTGAGACCATGAATGACTTGCTGGCTCAG GTGGCCACTAACACAGACACCAGCCGAAATGCGGGCAATGCAGTCCTATTTGAGACAGTGCTGACCATCATGGACATCCGTTCTGCCACCGGCTTGCGG GTTCTAGCTGTCAACATCCTTGGCCGCTTTCTGCTCAACAGCGACAAGAACATTAG GTATGTTGCCCTGACATCATTGCTGCGTATGGTGCAGTCTGATCACAGCGCAGTGCAGCGGCACCGGCCCACTGTGGTGGAATGTCTACGGGAAGTCGATGCCTCCCTTAGCCG GAGGGCCCTGGAGCTGAGTCTGGCTCTGGTGAATAGCTCCAATGTGCGAGCCATGACGCAAGAGCTACAGAGCTTTCTGGAATCCTGCTCCCCTGATCTACGGGCCGATTGCGCCTCAGGCATCCTGCTGGCAGCAGAGAG GTTTGCCCCAACCAAGCGGTGGCACATAGACACCATCCTGCGTGTGCTGACAACG GCAGGCACCCATGTACGGGATGATGCGGTGGCCAACCTGACACAGCTGATTGGGGGTGCCCAGGAGCTACATGCCTACTCTGTGCGCCGCCTCTACAGTGCCCTGGCAGAGGACATCTCCCAA CAACCACTGGTGCAAGTGGCAGCCTGGTGCATTGGAGAATACGGGGACCTCCTGCTGGAGGGGAGCTGTGAGGAGACTGAGCCCCTTCAG gtggaggaagaggatgtGCTGGCCCTGTTGGAAAAGGTGCTGCAGTCCCATATGTCCCTGCCAGCCACCCGAGGATATGCCCTGACTGCCCTCATGAAGCTCAGCACCCGGCTCCGTGGGGACAACAA CCGCATCCGCCAGGTGGTGTCCATCTATGGGAGTTGCCTGGACATGGAGCTGCAGCAGCGGGCCGTGGAGTATAACACGCTCTTCCGGAAGTACGACCACATGAG GGCTGCCATCCTAGAAAAGATGCCTCTTGTGGAGCGAGGTGGCACTCAGGATGAGGagataaaggaaagcaaagaagctCAACTTTCAGAAGCCAGTCTTGTTCCCACAGAGCCACAG GCCTCTGAGCTCTTGGACCTGCTAGATCTCCTGGATGGCACTTCTGGGgctgcccagcccccacctcctctgGAACCCTCCCCAGGAGATGTTCTAGTACACCTCCTCGACCTGCCCTGTGACCTGCCCTCTGCATCTCCACCCCCAG CTTCCATCCCAAATCTCAGAGTGTTTGAACGTGAAGGACTACAGCTGAATCTGTCTTTTGTTCGACCCCCTGGAACTCCTGCTTTGCTCTTAATCACCATCACTGCTATCAACACCTCAGAGGCTGATGTCATCCACTTCATCTGCCAAGCTGCTGTGCCCAAG AGTTTCCAGCTGCAGCTACAGGCTCCTAGTGGGGACACAGTTCCAGCTCACAGTGGCCTTCCAGTGACCCAGCTGCTCAGAATCCTCAATCCTAACAAG GCTCCCTTGAGGCTAAAGTTGCGCCTTACCTACAACCACTTTGGCCAGTCGGTGCAGGAGATCTTTGAGGTGAACAACTTGCCCATGGAAACATGGCAATAA
- the AP1G2 gene encoding AP-1 complex subunit gamma-like 2 isoform X3 — translation MNATTVVPQLVQILRTLVTTGYSTEHSISGVSDPFLQVQILRLLRILGQNHEESSETMNDLLAQVATNTDTSRNAGNAVLFETVLTIMDIRSATGLRVLAVNILGRFLLNSDKNIRYVALTSLLRMVQSDHSAVQRHRPTVVECLREVDASLSRRALELSLALVNSSNVRAMTQELQSFLESCSPDLRADCASGILLAAERFAPTKRWHIDTILRVLTTAGTHVRDDAVANLTQLIGGAQELHAYSVRRLYSALAEDISQQPLVQVAAWCIGEYGDLLLEGSCEETEPLQVEEEDVLALLEKVLQSHMSLPATRGYALTALMKLSTRLRGDNNRIRQVVSIYGSCLDMELQQRAVEYNTLFRKYDHMRAAILEKMPLVERGGTQDEEIKESKEAQLSEASLVPTEPQASELLDLLDLLDGTSGAAQPPPPLEPSPGDVLVHLLDLPCDLPSASPPPASIPNLRVFEREGLQLNLSFVRPPGTPALLLITITAINTSEADVIHFICQAAVPKSFQLQLQAPSGDTVPAHSGLPVTQLLRILNPNKAPLRLKLRLTYNHFGQSVQEIFEVNNLPMETWQ, via the exons ATGAACGCCACCACG gtgGTGCCCCAGCTGGTGCAGATTCTCCGGACTCTGGTGACAACAGGATATTCCACAGAGCACAGCATATCTGGAGTCAGCGACCCCTTCCTGCAG GTCCAGATACTTCGTCTGCTTCGGATTCTGGGCCAGAACCATGAAGAAAGCAGTGAGACCATGAATGACTTGCTGGCTCAG GTGGCCACTAACACAGACACCAGCCGAAATGCGGGCAATGCAGTCCTATTTGAGACAGTGCTGACCATCATGGACATCCGTTCTGCCACCGGCTTGCGG GTTCTAGCTGTCAACATCCTTGGCCGCTTTCTGCTCAACAGCGACAAGAACATTAG GTATGTTGCCCTGACATCATTGCTGCGTATGGTGCAGTCTGATCACAGCGCAGTGCAGCGGCACCGGCCCACTGTGGTGGAATGTCTACGGGAAGTCGATGCCTCCCTTAGCCG GAGGGCCCTGGAGCTGAGTCTGGCTCTGGTGAATAGCTCCAATGTGCGAGCCATGACGCAAGAGCTACAGAGCTTTCTGGAATCCTGCTCCCCTGATCTACGGGCCGATTGCGCCTCAGGCATCCTGCTGGCAGCAGAGAG GTTTGCCCCAACCAAGCGGTGGCACATAGACACCATCCTGCGTGTGCTGACAACG GCAGGCACCCATGTACGGGATGATGCGGTGGCCAACCTGACACAGCTGATTGGGGGTGCCCAGGAGCTACATGCCTACTCTGTGCGCCGCCTCTACAGTGCCCTGGCAGAGGACATCTCCCAA CAACCACTGGTGCAAGTGGCAGCCTGGTGCATTGGAGAATACGGGGACCTCCTGCTGGAGGGGAGCTGTGAGGAGACTGAGCCCCTTCAG gtggaggaagaggatgtGCTGGCCCTGTTGGAAAAGGTGCTGCAGTCCCATATGTCCCTGCCAGCCACCCGAGGATATGCCCTGACTGCCCTCATGAAGCTCAGCACCCGGCTCCGTGGGGACAACAA CCGCATCCGCCAGGTGGTGTCCATCTATGGGAGTTGCCTGGACATGGAGCTGCAGCAGCGGGCCGTGGAGTATAACACGCTCTTCCGGAAGTACGACCACATGAG GGCTGCCATCCTAGAAAAGATGCCTCTTGTGGAGCGAGGTGGCACTCAGGATGAGGagataaaggaaagcaaagaagctCAACTTTCAGAAGCCAGTCTTGTTCCCACAGAGCCACAG GCCTCTGAGCTCTTGGACCTGCTAGATCTCCTGGATGGCACTTCTGGGgctgcccagcccccacctcctctgGAACCCTCCCCAGGAGATGTTCTAGTACACCTCCTCGACCTGCCCTGTGACCTGCCCTCTGCATCTCCACCCCCAG CTTCCATCCCAAATCTCAGAGTGTTTGAACGTGAAGGACTACAGCTGAATCTGTCTTTTGTTCGACCCCCTGGAACTCCTGCTTTGCTCTTAATCACCATCACTGCTATCAACACCTCAGAGGCTGATGTCATCCACTTCATCTGCCAAGCTGCTGTGCCCAAG AGTTTCCAGCTGCAGCTACAGGCTCCTAGTGGGGACACAGTTCCAGCTCACAGTGGCCTTCCAGTGACCCAGCTGCTCAGAATCCTCAATCCTAACAAG GCTCCCTTGAGGCTAAAGTTGCGCCTTACCTACAACCACTTTGGCCAGTCGGTGCAGGAGATCTTTGAGGTGAACAACTTGCCCATGGAAACATGGCAATAA
- the AP1G2 gene encoding AP-1 complex subunit gamma-like 2 isoform X1, whose protein sequence is MVVPSLKLQDLIEEIRGAKTQAQEREVIQKECAHIRASFRDGDPLHRHRQLAKLLYVHMLGYPAHFGQMECLKLIASPRFTDKRVGYLGAMLLLDERQDAHLLITNSIKNDLNQGIQVVQGLALCTLSTVGSAEMCRDLATEVEKLLLQPGSYVRKKAVLTAVHMIRKVPELSNIFLPPCAQLLHERHHGILLGTITLITELCERSPAALKHFQKVVPQLVQILRTLVTTGYSTEHSISGVSDPFLQVQILRLLRILGQNHEESSETMNDLLAQVATNTDTSRNAGNAVLFETVLTIMDIRSATGLRVLAVNILGRFLLNSDKNIRYVALTSLLRMVQSDHSAVQRHRPTVVECLREVDASLSRRALELSLALVNSSNVRAMTQELQSFLESCSPDLRADCASGILLAAERFAPTKRWHIDTILRVLTTAGTHVRDDAVANLTQLIGGAQELHAYSVRRLYSALAEDISQQPLVQVAAWCIGEYGDLLLEGSCEETEPLQVEEEDVLALLEKVLQSHMSLPATRGYALTALMKLSTRLRGDNNRIRQVVSIYGSCLDMELQQRAVEYNTLFRKYDHMRAAILEKMPLVERGGTQDEEIKESKEAQLSEASLVPTEPQASELLDLLDLLDGTSGAAQPPPPLEPSPGDVLVHLLDLPCDLPSASPPPASIPNLRVFEREGLQLNLSFVRPPGTPALLLITITAINTSEADVIHFICQAAVPKSFQLQLQAPSGDTVPAHSGLPVTQLLRILNPNKAPLRLKLRLTYNHFGQSVQEIFEVNNLPMETWQ, encoded by the exons ATGGTGGTGCCTTCGCTGAAGCTTCAAGATCTAATCGAGGAGATCCGTGGGGCCAAGACCCAAGCCCAGGAGCGGGAGGTGATTCAAAAGGAGTGCGCCCACATCCGCGCCTCCTTCCGCGATGGGGACCCTCTGCACAGGCACCGCCAGCTGGCCAAACTGCTCTACGTCCACATGCTGGGCTACCCCGCCCACTTTGGACAG ATGGAGTGCCTGAAACTGATCGCCTCCCCCAGATTCACAGACAAGAGGGTGGGCTACCTGGGGGCCATGCTTCTACTGGATGAGAGGCAGGATGCCCACCTGCTCATTACCAACAGCATCAAGAA TGACCTGAACCAGGGGATTCAGGTGGTGCAAGGCCTGGCCCTGTGTACTCTGAGCACTGTGGGCTCTGCTGAGATGTGCCGGGACCTGGCCACTGAAGTGGAAAAACTGCTCCTGCAGCCTGGCTCCTATGTGCGCAAGAAG GCTGTTCTGACTGCCGTGCACATGATCCGGAAGGTCCCCGAGCTCTCCAACATCTTCCTCCCACCCTGTGCCCAACTGCTTCATGAACGCCACCACG GCATCCTGCTGGGCACCATCACGCTGATCACTGAGCTCTGTGAACGAAGCCCTGCAGCTCTCAAGCACTTTCAAAAG gtgGTGCCCCAGCTGGTGCAGATTCTCCGGACTCTGGTGACAACAGGATATTCCACAGAGCACAGCATATCTGGAGTCAGCGACCCCTTCCTGCAG GTCCAGATACTTCGTCTGCTTCGGATTCTGGGCCAGAACCATGAAGAAAGCAGTGAGACCATGAATGACTTGCTGGCTCAG GTGGCCACTAACACAGACACCAGCCGAAATGCGGGCAATGCAGTCCTATTTGAGACAGTGCTGACCATCATGGACATCCGTTCTGCCACCGGCTTGCGG GTTCTAGCTGTCAACATCCTTGGCCGCTTTCTGCTCAACAGCGACAAGAACATTAG GTATGTTGCCCTGACATCATTGCTGCGTATGGTGCAGTCTGATCACAGCGCAGTGCAGCGGCACCGGCCCACTGTGGTGGAATGTCTACGGGAAGTCGATGCCTCCCTTAGCCG GAGGGCCCTGGAGCTGAGTCTGGCTCTGGTGAATAGCTCCAATGTGCGAGCCATGACGCAAGAGCTACAGAGCTTTCTGGAATCCTGCTCCCCTGATCTACGGGCCGATTGCGCCTCAGGCATCCTGCTGGCAGCAGAGAG GTTTGCCCCAACCAAGCGGTGGCACATAGACACCATCCTGCGTGTGCTGACAACG GCAGGCACCCATGTACGGGATGATGCGGTGGCCAACCTGACACAGCTGATTGGGGGTGCCCAGGAGCTACATGCCTACTCTGTGCGCCGCCTCTACAGTGCCCTGGCAGAGGACATCTCCCAA CAACCACTGGTGCAAGTGGCAGCCTGGTGCATTGGAGAATACGGGGACCTCCTGCTGGAGGGGAGCTGTGAGGAGACTGAGCCCCTTCAG gtggaggaagaggatgtGCTGGCCCTGTTGGAAAAGGTGCTGCAGTCCCATATGTCCCTGCCAGCCACCCGAGGATATGCCCTGACTGCCCTCATGAAGCTCAGCACCCGGCTCCGTGGGGACAACAA CCGCATCCGCCAGGTGGTGTCCATCTATGGGAGTTGCCTGGACATGGAGCTGCAGCAGCGGGCCGTGGAGTATAACACGCTCTTCCGGAAGTACGACCACATGAG GGCTGCCATCCTAGAAAAGATGCCTCTTGTGGAGCGAGGTGGCACTCAGGATGAGGagataaaggaaagcaaagaagctCAACTTTCAGAAGCCAGTCTTGTTCCCACAGAGCCACAG GCCTCTGAGCTCTTGGACCTGCTAGATCTCCTGGATGGCACTTCTGGGgctgcccagcccccacctcctctgGAACCCTCCCCAGGAGATGTTCTAGTACACCTCCTCGACCTGCCCTGTGACCTGCCCTCTGCATCTCCACCCCCAG CTTCCATCCCAAATCTCAGAGTGTTTGAACGTGAAGGACTACAGCTGAATCTGTCTTTTGTTCGACCCCCTGGAACTCCTGCTTTGCTCTTAATCACCATCACTGCTATCAACACCTCAGAGGCTGATGTCATCCACTTCATCTGCCAAGCTGCTGTGCCCAAG AGTTTCCAGCTGCAGCTACAGGCTCCTAGTGGGGACACAGTTCCAGCTCACAGTGGCCTTCCAGTGACCCAGCTGCTCAGAATCCTCAATCCTAACAAG GCTCCCTTGAGGCTAAAGTTGCGCCTTACCTACAACCACTTTGGCCAGTCGGTGCAGGAGATCTTTGAGGTGAACAACTTGCCCATGGAAACATGGCAATAA
- the THTPA gene encoding thiamine-triphosphatase, which yields MAQALIEVERKFVPGPDTEDRLQELGGTLEHRVTFCDSYYDTPELSLMRADHWLRQREGSGWELKCPGRPGVSGPHTEYVELIVESAIVAQLCEVLGTEVLGAGGVAAVLGPLKLQEVASFVTKRSAWKLVLSGAEEEEPPLRVDLDTADFGYTVGEVEALVHEEAEIPAALEKIHSLSSMLGVPVQEKAPAKLIVYLQRFRPQDYQHLLEVLSPSEKPQGTKAPDSSLG from the exons ATGGCCCAGGCCTTGATTGAAGTGGAGCGAAAATTCGTTCCTGGGCCTGACACAGAGGATCGGCTGCAGGAGTTGGGGGGCACCCTGGAGCACCGCGTCACCTTCTGCGACAGCTACTATGACACCCCTGAGCTGAGCCTCATGCGGGCTGACCACTGGCTGCGACAGCGCGAGGGTAGTGGATGGGAGCTCAAATGTCCTGGAAGGCCAGGTGTCTCGGGACCTCACACTGAGTATGTGGAACTCATAGTTGAGTCTGCCATTGTGGCCCAGCTCTGTGAGGTACTAGGCACTGAGGTCCTGGGGGCTGGAGGTGTGGCTGCTGTCCTGGGCCCACTGAAGCTGCAGGAAGTAGCTAGTTTTGTGACTAAGCGTAGTGCCTGGAAGCTGGTGCTATCTGGAGCTGAGGAAGAGGAGCCTCCACTCAGGGTGGACCTGGATACAGCTGACTTTGGCTACACAGTGGGTGAGGTAGAGGCCCTGGTGCATGAGGAGGCTGAGATCCCAGCTGCCCTAGAGAAGATCCACAGCCTCAGCAGCATGCTTG GTGTGCCAGTACAGGAGAAAGCACCTGCCAAGCTGATCGTGTACCTACAGCGCTTCCGGCCTCAGGACTATCAGCACCTGCTAGAAGTACTCAGCCCCAGCGAGAAGCCACAGGGGACTAAAGCTCCTGACAGCAGCCTGGGCTAG
- the AP1G2 gene encoding AP-1 complex subunit gamma-like 2 isoform X4, whose protein sequence is MVQSDHSAVQRHRPTVVECLREVDASLSRRALELSLALVNSSNVRAMTQELQSFLESCSPDLRADCASGILLAAERFAPTKRWHIDTILRVLTTAGTHVRDDAVANLTQLIGGAQELHAYSVRRLYSALAEDISQQPLVQVAAWCIGEYGDLLLEGSCEETEPLQVEEEDVLALLEKVLQSHMSLPATRGYALTALMKLSTRLRGDNNRIRQVVSIYGSCLDMELQQRAVEYNTLFRKYDHMRAAILEKMPLVERGGTQDEEIKESKEAQLSEASLVPTEPQASELLDLLDLLDGTSGAAQPPPPLEPSPGDVLVHLLDLPCDLPSASPPPASIPNLRVFEREGLQLNLSFVRPPGTPALLLITITAINTSEADVIHFICQAAVPKSFQLQLQAPSGDTVPAHSGLPVTQLLRILNPNKAPLRLKLRLTYNHFGQSVQEIFEVNNLPMETWQ, encoded by the exons ATGGTGCAGTCTGATCACAGCGCAGTGCAGCGGCACCGGCCCACTGTGGTGGAATGTCTACGGGAAGTCGATGCCTCCCTTAGCCG GAGGGCCCTGGAGCTGAGTCTGGCTCTGGTGAATAGCTCCAATGTGCGAGCCATGACGCAAGAGCTACAGAGCTTTCTGGAATCCTGCTCCCCTGATCTACGGGCCGATTGCGCCTCAGGCATCCTGCTGGCAGCAGAGAG GTTTGCCCCAACCAAGCGGTGGCACATAGACACCATCCTGCGTGTGCTGACAACG GCAGGCACCCATGTACGGGATGATGCGGTGGCCAACCTGACACAGCTGATTGGGGGTGCCCAGGAGCTACATGCCTACTCTGTGCGCCGCCTCTACAGTGCCCTGGCAGAGGACATCTCCCAA CAACCACTGGTGCAAGTGGCAGCCTGGTGCATTGGAGAATACGGGGACCTCCTGCTGGAGGGGAGCTGTGAGGAGACTGAGCCCCTTCAG gtggaggaagaggatgtGCTGGCCCTGTTGGAAAAGGTGCTGCAGTCCCATATGTCCCTGCCAGCCACCCGAGGATATGCCCTGACTGCCCTCATGAAGCTCAGCACCCGGCTCCGTGGGGACAACAA CCGCATCCGCCAGGTGGTGTCCATCTATGGGAGTTGCCTGGACATGGAGCTGCAGCAGCGGGCCGTGGAGTATAACACGCTCTTCCGGAAGTACGACCACATGAG GGCTGCCATCCTAGAAAAGATGCCTCTTGTGGAGCGAGGTGGCACTCAGGATGAGGagataaaggaaagcaaagaagctCAACTTTCAGAAGCCAGTCTTGTTCCCACAGAGCCACAG GCCTCTGAGCTCTTGGACCTGCTAGATCTCCTGGATGGCACTTCTGGGgctgcccagcccccacctcctctgGAACCCTCCCCAGGAGATGTTCTAGTACACCTCCTCGACCTGCCCTGTGACCTGCCCTCTGCATCTCCACCCCCAG CTTCCATCCCAAATCTCAGAGTGTTTGAACGTGAAGGACTACAGCTGAATCTGTCTTTTGTTCGACCCCCTGGAACTCCTGCTTTGCTCTTAATCACCATCACTGCTATCAACACCTCAGAGGCTGATGTCATCCACTTCATCTGCCAAGCTGCTGTGCCCAAG AGTTTCCAGCTGCAGCTACAGGCTCCTAGTGGGGACACAGTTCCAGCTCACAGTGGCCTTCCAGTGACCCAGCTGCTCAGAATCCTCAATCCTAACAAG GCTCCCTTGAGGCTAAAGTTGCGCCTTACCTACAACCACTTTGGCCAGTCGGTGCAGGAGATCTTTGAGGTGAACAACTTGCCCATGGAAACATGGCAATAA